One region of candidate division WOR-3 bacterium genomic DNA includes:
- a CDS encoding type II toxin-antitoxin system HicB family antitoxin: MKLLNYRVLFRKEPEGGYTATVPSLPGCVTYGDNIDKTVEMVKEAIELYVTNLREHGEDIPTDDGTFEYTLTVKTRD; the protein is encoded by the coding sequence ATGAAATTACTGAACTACAGAGTGTTATTCAGAAAGGAGCCCGAAGGAGGATACACGGCTACTGTACCTTCTTTGCCAGGCTGTGTTACTTATGGTGACAACATTGATAAGACTGTAGAGATGGTGAAAGAAGCTATCGAATTGTATGTTACAAATCTTAGGGAGCACGGCGAAGATATCCCGACCGATGATGGCACCTTTGAGTACACGCTGACAGTAAAAACGCGTGACTGA
- a CDS encoding type II toxin-antitoxin system HicA family toxin, whose protein sequence is MTEVPALTPRKIEKILLKLGFVLGRTSGSHRIYYRSVDKKRVIIPFHKRDLPKGTALEILRQAGIKKEDLQELL, encoded by the coding sequence GTGACTGAAGTTCCGGCTCTAACACCACGTAAAATTGAGAAGATACTTTTGAAGTTAGGTTTCGTTCTCGGTAGAACCAGTGGAAGCCACCGGATATATTATAGGTCCGTCGACAAGAAGCGCGTCATTATTCCTTTCCACAAAAGGGATTTGCCGAAGGGTACCGCACTTGAAATCCTTAGGCAAGCTGGTATCAAAAAGGAAGATTTACAGGAATTGCTATGA
- a CDS encoding Nif3-like dinuclear metal center hexameric protein, with the protein MREWVPRVYADAGYDYTKKFEAGFCAKYNGLMLRAGDTVEKIFCSAFAAPDVLQRILDTNTNDAMLFLHHPVDLEVCGAGFLPVPSDVISEFERMRISIYSCHAPLDCHDKIGTNAAIVQALGMKVEKEFVRYGLGYAGRIGTMEVQDTDLLLKRIRGIFGVSRLEVGGCLKSAVARIAIVAGGGDEIGHLRQAYENSCDMYLTGEWYPRYTPQDEDVRLSVARLKEEIASFTQNLKMVLVGVSHAASEYLVMKKQMIDYFDCKGIPAEAIPQENWWR; encoded by the coding sequence ATGAGAGAATGGGTGCCCAGGGTATACGCCGACGCTGGATATGATTACACAAAGAAATTCGAAGCGGGTTTTTGTGCAAAGTATAATGGTTTAATGCTGCGGGCTGGAGACACTGTCGAAAAGATCTTCTGTAGTGCTTTTGCGGCTCCGGATGTCCTGCAAAGGATCTTGGATACAAACACAAATGATGCCATGCTTTTTCTACATCATCCGGTCGACCTCGAAGTCTGTGGTGCAGGTTTTCTGCCCGTGCCTTCAGATGTCATCTCCGAGTTCGAGAGAATGCGGATTTCGATATATTCCTGCCATGCGCCTCTCGATTGCCATGATAAAATAGGTACAAATGCGGCAATTGTCCAGGCTCTGGGCATGAAAGTGGAGAAAGAATTCGTCCGGTACGGCCTTGGCTACGCCGGTAGGATCGGAACGATGGAAGTACAGGACACCGATCTGTTATTGAAACGTATCCGTGGTATTTTCGGCGTATCCCGATTGGAAGTCGGTGGATGCCTTAAATCAGCAGTGGCGCGGATTGCGATCGTTGCAGGTGGCGGTGATGAGATAGGTCACCTGAGGCAGGCTTACGAAAATTCATGTGATATGTACTTAACGGGTGAATGGTATCCCAGGTACACGCCGCAGGACGAGGATGTGAGACTGAGTGTTGCCCGTTTGAAAGAAGAGATCGCGTCGTTCACTCAGAACCTGAAGATGGTGCTGGTCGGCGTTTCCCACGCTGCATCAGAATATCTCGTTATGAAAAAACAGATGATAGACTATTTCGATTGCAAAGGCATACCTGCTGAGGCCATTCCGCAGGAAAACTGGTGGCGATAG